Proteins encoded in a region of the Rhizobium sp. CC-YZS058 genome:
- a CDS encoding response regulator, which produces MSSKKSVVLIVEDEAEIRFNTLDALEEIGHTVLEAANADEAIILLRNRQDIEVVFTDVNMAGSMDGLQLARRVRAMRPALGVIITSGLVRLDPMLLPARTVYLPKPYQFSDLFAAIDRVTS; this is translated from the coding sequence ATGTCCAGCAAGAAGTCCGTCGTTCTGATCGTCGAGGACGAGGCGGAAATCCGGTTTAACACGCTCGATGCATTGGAAGAGATCGGGCACACGGTCCTGGAGGCGGCCAATGCCGACGAGGCCATCATCCTGCTTCGAAACCGTCAGGACATTGAGGTTGTCTTCACCGATGTGAACATGGCGGGATCGATGGACGGGCTGCAGCTCGCCCGCCGCGTGCGCGCCATGCGTCCAGCGCTCGGCGTCATCATCACCTCGGGGCTGGTTCGGCTCGATCCGATGCTGCTTCCCGCGCGCACGGTCTATCTGCCAAAGCCCTATCAGTTTAGCGATCTGTTCGCCGCCATCGACCGCGTGACGAGCTGA
- a CDS encoding YdcF family protein, translated as MFLLSKIFWLFAQPLSLAFALVAAALAFGLSGFQRLGLAFSGVAALLLFVTLFTTTGSVLLQRLEDRFARPPMPDAVSCLIVLGGAFENEVMATRGGIEFNQAADRFVEALRLARAFPAARILVSGGDGSLSGDYEGDAEAAQRFFPTFGIEADRLIREAASRTTFENAANTREVLSQAGIDDCLLLTSAFHMPRAIGLFRKLEIAVTPWPTDYRTSGRASFGFDFTQPALNAQLTTTAVREWIGLIAYYAAGRTSALFPQ; from the coding sequence ATGTTCCTTCTTTCCAAGATTTTCTGGCTGTTCGCCCAGCCGCTGTCGCTCGCCTTCGCGCTCGTGGCCGCCGCTTTGGCCTTCGGGCTGTCGGGCTTTCAAAGGCTCGGGCTGGCCTTCAGCGGGGTGGCGGCCTTGCTGCTGTTCGTCACGCTGTTCACCACCACAGGCTCGGTGCTGCTGCAGCGGCTCGAGGATCGCTTTGCCCGTCCGCCCATGCCGGACGCCGTTTCCTGCCTGATCGTCCTCGGCGGCGCCTTTGAAAATGAGGTGATGGCGACGCGCGGCGGGATCGAGTTCAACCAGGCGGCCGACCGTTTCGTGGAGGCGCTGCGTCTGGCCCGCGCCTTTCCAGCGGCGCGCATTCTGGTTTCCGGCGGCGATGGCTCGCTCAGCGGCGATTACGAGGGCGATGCCGAGGCAGCGCAACGCTTTTTCCCGACTTTCGGCATCGAAGCCGACCGCCTGATCCGCGAGGCCGCATCGCGCACCACCTTCGAGAATGCCGCCAATACGCGCGAGGTCCTGAGCCAAGCCGGCATCGACGATTGTCTTCTCCTGACCTCGGCCTTCCATATGCCGCGGGCGATTGGCCTGTTTCGCAAGCTCGAAATCGCCGTGACGCCCTGGCCGACCGATTACAGGACAAGCGGCCGCGCCTCGTTTGGGTTCGACTTTACGCAGCCGGCACTCAATGCCCAGCTGACGACGACAGCGGTCCGCGAATGGATCGGGCTGATCGCCTATTACGCCGCCGGGCGAACCAGCGCGCTCTTTCCGCAGTGA
- a CDS encoding TIGR03862 family flavoprotein: MMQAREKRGVAVVGGGPAGLAAAERLSETGQTVTVYEAMPAIGRKFLLAGKSGLNLTHSEDYARFVGRFGAATPRLMPALDAFTPDDLRAWALGLGSETFVGSSGRVFPMEMKASPLLRAWRRRLEDRGVAIRTRHRWLGLDGDALRLRFETPEGIVEERAEAVLLALGGASWPRLGSDGRWVAGLAAAQVSIAPFQPANCGFDVAWSEIFRERFAGAPVKSVVARSRMGSSQGEFVISRHGIEGSLVYGHAAALRDQLAEEGRAALILDLAPGRPVERLTQALAGQPARVSLSNRLRKAAGLDPVKIALVRDCAPETLTGDVARLAETLKALPIPLQRTRPIEEAISSAGGVRFEGLDGQFMLRDIPGLFLAGEMLDWEAPTGGYLLTACMATGRAAADGLASWLAARPAAVDD; encoded by the coding sequence ATGATGCAGGCAAGGGAAAAGCGGGGGGTTGCGGTGGTCGGGGGTGGGCCGGCGGGGTTGGCGGCGGCGGAGCGGCTGTCGGAGACCGGCCAAACCGTGACGGTCTATGAGGCCATGCCGGCGATCGGGCGCAAGTTTCTGCTTGCCGGCAAGTCCGGTCTGAACCTCACTCATTCGGAAGACTATGCCCGCTTCGTCGGCCGTTTCGGCGCGGCGACGCCGCGGCTGATGCCGGCGCTCGACGCATTTACCCCGGACGATCTGCGGGCCTGGGCTCTGGGGCTCGGCAGTGAAACCTTTGTCGGCTCGTCCGGGCGCGTCTTCCCTATGGAAATGAAGGCCTCGCCCTTGCTGCGCGCTTGGCGTCGACGGCTGGAGGATCGGGGGGTTGCGATCCGCACCCGCCATCGCTGGCTCGGCCTCGATGGCGATGCCTTGAGACTGCGTTTCGAGACGCCGGAGGGGATCGTCGAAGAGCGGGCGGAGGCGGTGCTTCTGGCGCTTGGTGGCGCCAGCTGGCCGCGGCTCGGCTCGGACGGCCGCTGGGTGGCCGGTCTTGCTGCCGCGCAGGTGTCGATCGCCCCGTTCCAGCCTGCCAATTGCGGGTTCGATGTTGCTTGGAGCGAGATCTTCCGGGAGCGCTTCGCCGGTGCGCCGGTGAAATCGGTGGTGGCCCGCTCGCGCATGGGCAGCAGCCAGGGGGAGTTCGTCATCAGCCGGCATGGGATCGAAGGCAGCTTGGTCTATGGCCATGCCGCAGCCTTGCGGGATCAACTGGCCGAGGAGGGGAGAGCGGCGCTGATCCTCGATCTTGCGCCGGGGCGGCCGGTCGAGCGGCTGACACAGGCCTTGGCGGGCCAGCCGGCGCGCGTCAGCCTGTCCAACCGCCTGCGCAAGGCCGCGGGGCTCGATCCGGTCAAGATTGCGCTCGTGCGCGACTGTGCGCCGGAGACGCTGACCGGGGATGTCGCGCGACTGGCCGAAACGCTGAAAGCTTTGCCTATTCCCCTCCAGCGCACACGGCCGATCGAAGAGGCCATCTCTTCAGCCGGCGGCGTCCGGTTCGAGGGCCTCGACGGGCAGTTCATGCTGCGCGACATTCCCGGCCTGTTCCTGGCCGGCGAGATGCTGGATTGGGAAGCGCCGACAGGCGGCTACCTGCTGACCGCCTGCATGGCGACAGGCCGCGCCGCAGCCGACGGTCTTGCCTCATGGCTTGCGGCACGGCCGGCTGCGGTGGATGACTAA
- a CDS encoding YqaE/Pmp3 family membrane protein has translation MDIIRILFAILLPPVGVFLQVGIGLQFWLNILLTLCGYIPGIIHAIWVILRR, from the coding sequence ATGGATATCATTCGTATTCTGTTCGCCATTCTGCTCCCGCCCGTCGGCGTGTTCCTTCAGGTCGGTATTGGCCTGCAGTTCTGGCTGAACATTCTTCTCACCCTCTGCGGCTATATTCCCGGCATCATCCATGCCATCTGGGTCATCCTGCGCCGCTAG
- a CDS encoding trimeric intracellular cation channel family protein: MTILDILDYAGVAVFAATGALSASRRELDIIGYIFLASVTGIGGGTLRDVILGQTPVFWVTNPAYLVICGTVGVLVFFSSHRLDSRYRTLVWLDAAGLSAYCVMGAAKGLAATGSPVVALVTGMLTATFGGVLRDLLAGEPSVLLRPEIYVTAALAGAGAYVAATWLGLPPAFASGLGVLTAFAVRGGALVFGWTLPSGKAGPGRDPKDVL; this comes from the coding sequence GTGACGATCCTCGACATTCTCGATTATGCCGGCGTTGCGGTCTTTGCCGCCACAGGGGCCCTCTCGGCCTCGCGGCGCGAGCTCGACATCATCGGTTACATCTTCCTCGCCTCGGTCACCGGCATCGGCGGCGGGACGCTGCGCGATGTGATTCTCGGCCAGACACCGGTGTTCTGGGTGACCAATCCCGCCTATCTGGTGATCTGCGGCACGGTCGGCGTGCTGGTGTTCTTCTCCTCCCATCGGCTCGATTCGCGCTACCGCACACTGGTCTGGCTCGATGCCGCCGGGCTCTCGGCCTATTGTGTCATGGGAGCGGCAAAGGGGCTGGCGGCCACGGGCTCGCCGGTCGTGGCGCTGGTGACCGGCATGCTGACTGCCACCTTCGGCGGCGTGCTGCGCGATCTGCTTGCCGGGGAACCATCCGTACTGCTGCGGCCGGAAATCTACGTAACCGCTGCGCTGGCGGGCGCCGGCGCCTATGTCGCGGCCACCTGGCTTGGCCTGCCGCCAGCCTTTGCCTCTGGCCTCGGCGTGCTCACCGCCTTTGCAGTGCGTGGCGGCGCGCTGGTGTTCGGCTGGACTTTGCCTTCAGGCAAGGCCGGTCCCGGGCGGGACCCAAAGGATGTGCTGTAA